The Treponema phagedenis DNA segment CTTCAACAATGCTTTTTTGAACAGGCGCAATAGTTCCTATACAACCGCGCAAATCGCCTTCTTTTTTTAAACTTACAAAAGTCCCCGCCCGCCCCGTTTCTATCTTGTGTATGATATCCTCTGGAAGCATATCAGGCTGTAAATAACTTCCTGTTTGCAAATAATGTTTGATACTTTTTAAAGCAAGCGCAATATGAGGTTCCGATTCTGTATGAAACGCATAATCGGAAATAGTTGCGGAGGGAGAATATTCTTGTATCTTAATTTTATCGACTGCATAACCGACTCCGAATGTTCCTTGATACGAAAGTAAATCCGATGTAAACAGATACTGCGTAAGCATGCCGGAAAGAATCAAAAAAGAATTCAGCCCGCACTCTCCTGCTCCATCGGCAAGAGCAGAATCTATTTTTTCAAATTGCGTAAAATTTCCCGATTGAATAATATCGCAAATTTTTTTATCAAACGTGGGCCCTTCTTTTGCAAAGCCGTAAGGACCTTCGGGCAAAAGTCGATGCGAAAGATCGCCACTTGCAATACACACCGCAGACTCGGATTGTGTTTCAATAAGATTCGCCAAAACTGTGCCGAATTCTTTTAAAACCGCTTTTGAAAGAATCCCATAATTGATGTGTACCAGCGAAAAGTCCGTGTACTCTTTTGCAATAAAATAAAGCGGTACAAACGCTCCATGATCAAGCGGCATTTCGGGAGTTTCGATTACAATGTTTTTTTCTTTACATGCGCCGACTAAGGCTTGTACAAATTGCACCGCATTGTTTGCCGAAAATTTAACATCGTCTCTGCCAAAGGATGCAAAGCTGCCGCTGATTATTTGTGCGGTATTTACGCACATCGCACCTCGATATAGTTTTGCATGCGGAGTAATCATAATAATTATTTTAGGCTGTAACGTCCGCACTTCCTGTGCACAGTGCCGCAAAGCTTCCGAGGTTTCTTTTATTTTTTCTTCTTCGCCTCGCCCAATTTCAGGAATAATAATCGGCGGGTGCGGAGTAATATACGCAGCGCGTAATTTTGCTTTTTTTTTCATAACTCCCTCCATGTCGTTATTATACCATAAAAAATTTTTAAACGCAAAACCATTGAATCTTTTTTGCTTAATTCAGATTCAGTACTATGTCAGAAAAATGTATTTGCCGGTGGTTCTACGCAGACAGGTTAGTTTTTGCCATGGACGGCAAAACTCAGCACGGGCACGGACGCTCGTGCTTCCACGCAGAAACGATGTTTTAAAGCAAAAGTATTTGCAAAGCTTTAAAACTCGCGGTTTAGTTTTTGACATGGACGTCAAAAACTAAACCGTTGTGCTTCCATAAAATATTTATTGCTGCAATATGCGAAAGTTTTTTTAAATTATATTTTGCAGCGTATAAGCGGAAAATTTAATTTTCAGGCGTTTTCTCGTTCGATTTTTTTCTAAAATTATAGAGATACCGTTTTATTTTTTGGCTTGCGGTTTTTTCAAATTTTTCTACAGGCTCTACCTTATCAATTCTTGAAATCTTGTTTACATGAGAGTTCACAAAGAATTTTATCTCATTTAAGATTTCAGCCCGCTTGTATGTCATTGCGTTTGAAAAGTCCGCCATTGCATCGCCCATTGCTTCTTGCAAATTCTGTAAGCGTGTATTCTCATCGTCTTTTTTGTCGGCTTCTGCAACTGTTACTTCTTCCATTTTTTTAAGTTCCGCCGCAAGTTTTTCTTCATCAAGCTGCACAAGGGCAACTAAAGAGGAATGCTCCCCTTCAACAACGAGTGCTTCAGAAACAAAGGGATGTTGGTTGAGCACAAATTCAATGTCTTCAGGATAAATATTCTCGCCATTAGCTCCGACAATCATGTTTTTTGATCTGCCTTTTATTGACACATGCCCCTTGCTGTCAATAAAAAAAAGATCTCCGGTTTTAAAATATCCGTCTTCCGTAAACGATTCATCAGTAAGCTCGGGGTCTTTGTAATAGCCTTTCATAACATTCGGGCCTTTTACAACAAGCTCTCCAATTCCCGTTTCGGGATTTACATTGATGAGTTTTACGTCTACCTCAGGTATTACATAGCCTATCCATTCAGGCACGGTTTGTTTTGGTGAAGAGTCGGCGATAAGAGGTGAAGTTTCGGTAAGACCGTATCCGATTGCATAAGGAAATTTAGCGTCTTTCATAAATTGCTCCACTGCGGGATCTGTTTTTGCTCCGCCAATTCCAAAGAATTTAATTCTGCCGCCAAATGTTTTTAAGAGTTTTTTTCCTGCAATGCGGGAGAAAAGTTTTCTTCCAAGCCGCGTTGAAGTTATTTTCTTTTTCAAAGGACTTGCCGTAAATGCCGGCACAACCTGTGTTTTATAAATTTTTTCTATTACCATAGGTACGCTTAGCATCATAGTGGGACGAACCTTTTGTAATGCGGGGATAAGTAAGCGCGGCGTTGGCGGCCCGATTAAATAGAAAATACAGGCACCGTTTAAAAAGAACATCAAAAAACCTATTGTGAATTCATATACATGAGACATCGGAAGGATAGAAAGAGCTACATCATATTCATTAATGCGCTGACAGCTTTGTCCGGCTATCGCGTTAGAAATCAAGTTTTTATGAGTTAGCTCCACAGCCTTTGATCTTCCTGTCGTACCCGACGTATAAATAATGGATGCGGTATCTTCTTCATTACATTCATGAGCAGGAGGAACTTCATCAGAAACTTTTTCTCCTTTTATAAGAGAAAAGTCCCCAATATTAATTATTGTTTGTAAATACGCTTCAGGAATTTTTGATTTTAGTCGCTCATCTACCAACATATGGGTTGTTTCGGAATGAGTAAGGCATGCTTCTGTTTCTCGTGCTGAAAAATCCGGCAATAATGGCACCACAATTGCGCCCATTGTTACAATTGCAAAATACGCGATTCCCCAGTGCGGGCAACTTGTCGCATAAATTGCAACTTGAGTGCCCGCCCGTATTCCTACACTATAAAGAAGCTGTCGCACTTCTTTGACCTTTTCATAAAAATCATTATATGTTAACGGTTCTGCTGATACATAGGAAACGGCTGGTCGATCGCCAAACCGGTTTACACTATTTTCAAGCATTGCGCTGAAGGTATGTTTTCCGAGTTCATTGATTGTTTGCATTCACAGCTCCTTAAATTTATTATTGTTCAACTTTATTGTATGGGACAACAACTTTCTATCCCATAATATACGATATACCGAGAATGTTACAATTAAGTCCGATAGATTGGACACTAAAACATTCGAGAGGTTGCAGAAACTTGTGATTTATTGCACTTCTATTCGCAAAGATGCCTTATTACAGCGTTTTTTTAATAAGTCGATTAATTTTTTCATCTTACTAAAACGTAAAAAGTTTTATAAAAATGAGCTCCGGTTTAGTTTTTAACGTCCATGTCAAAAACTAAAACCTGCGAGTTTTAAAGCTTCCTGTTACAAAAATGAGCTCGACACAACGGTTTCATTTTGCCGTCCGTGGCAAAATGAAACCTATGAGTTTGAAAACTCCTGTTTATAAAAAGAGCCCGACACGGCGCAACGGTGAGCAAACTTACCATAGGGCGAAGTTTTGAAAATTTACTGTAACTTCGCCAACGAATTTTAAAGCTTCAATTTTACAATTTACTGTTGATGCTTTAAAACATCGTTTGGAATTTCGCAAAGGCGGGCAGTTTACAATAGGAATGCCTAAATCCGGTAAGCAATTAGTGTTGACTCATTCTTTAATGTCACGGTAATTACGGAATGGTATACTAAACGTATTATTTCATTTTGCTTACCGCTTTTATAAATTCCTCGAAGATATTCCGTGCATTAGCGTTTGTTGCAGACAACATTTCGGGATGCCATTGTACCGCAACAACAAAAACATCGGCTGTTATTTTTTGGATTGCCTCCACAACCCCATCGAGACTTTTTGCCGCAACGGTAAATCCCTCTGCAATCTTTTTTATACATTGATGATGAAAACTATTTACTCGATAAGGCGTTCCTGCCGTTTTGATAAAAGAATCATCCTCGATCGTAATCGTATGCGTCAATCTACACGGCCCATCATCTTGGTCATGTTTAATTTTTATAAAATTCGCATATGATAAATCCTGATATAAGCTGCCTCCGTTCATTACATTGATAAGCTGTAAACCTCTGCAAACTCCCAGCACCGGCTTCCTGAGAGCAATAGCTTTTTTATACAGAGCTTCGTCAAACACATCCCGTTGCGGAAATGTCTCTCCAAGTTTTAAAAGCGGCTCTTCTCCGTACAGGCTCGGATCAACATCATGCCCGCCGGATAGGATAAGCCCGTCAATAAGCCTAACCATTTCCGCCGCTGCGGCAACGTCCTCGGTAAAGGGTAATATGAGCGGAATACCTCCCGCCCGCAAAACTGAGTTAACATAATCCTGATTTGCATACACCCGCTTATAACCGACAAAGCTATCTCCCTTATTCACCAAAATACTACCCGAAATTCCTATTACCGGCTTTATCAGTTTCATTTTTTCTCCGTTTGTTTTAGTTTCAATAATAATGTTTAGCAAAGTAAGCTTAATCATAAGAGAGGCGGTGCTGTCAAGTACTCCGGCCAGTGTGCACACAAGTAAAGTCAGCACTTCTTAAACTCCGGCTTTTCAGCGGCGACTACGCAGCCTTTTTAGTTTATAAGCTGCATACAGAGCGTTACAATAACACTGCGTCCTGACGTTAGAGGAAAGTAGAACGCTGGAAAAAACTGCCGGTAAAAAATCAATGTTCTGCAAGGTTTAAATACATGCAGAACACCGAAAGAGGTCTTTTCTGAAGGTTTTTAAAAAAAATTGTCGTTTACAGTTTGCTTCCCGATGTTGCTATGCCCGCAACAAATTGCCGTTGGAATAAAATATAAAGGATAATCATACGCAAGCGGTATTTTTTTTACGTAAGGCGAAATGCCCCGTTTTGGGTGTGTCCCTACGTGCGACGTTTTTTTTACAACCATACCTTAAAACGCCGCACTTCGGGTCGGCGTACTACGGGCTCCGCTTACGCTGCGGCTCTTTTTGCGCTATTTTAAGCGCGCAAAAAGGATCCGGCTTCGCATTTTTGAAAAAATGCTCGCCGCCCTCCGTATGCCTCACACGGGTGACTTTTTGACGTCCATGTCAAAAAGTCACCTACGAGTTTTTGTTTAGAACCACGGGCATCCGTGCCCGCGCTGATTGCTGTTTTGCATTAAGTTTTACGCAAAACATCTTGACTGTTGAGTTTTAACGCTTTGCAAACTGCCCGCTTTAAAACTCGTTGGCGAAGTTACAGTAAATTTTCAAAACTTCGCCCCTGCTCAATTCCAAACGATGTTTTGCCTGATATTCCAGCGTAAACAGGCAAAACTCGTTGGCGAAGTTATAGCAAATTTTCAAAACTTCGCCCTATGGTAAGCTACTCACCGTTGCGCCGTGTCGGACTCTTTTTTATAAAAATCAATTATTGAACGGTTCGCATGAAGCTCAAAGCGCTGTGTTTTTGTATCCTTCCTATTTATACATCGCCATGTACGGACCGTGGGCGTCAATTAGTTCATCACAAAGTGCACGGATATCGTCAATGCTGAGTTCCGCCGCCGTATGCGGGTCAAGCATTGCCGCATGATAAATGGCTTCCCGTGTTTTTGTGCGCGCCGCTTCAATGGTTAAAAGCTGCGTGTTAATATTAGTCATATTCATTGCGGCTAGTATCGGCGGTAAGGGGCCGATTCGACAGGGGGTAATTCCCGTACCGTTTACTAAACAGGGAACTTCTACACAAGCCTCATCAGGCAGATTAAAAATAAGCCCGTTGTTTAATACATTCCCGCCAAGTGCATAGGGTTTTGATGTTATAATTGCTTCCATAATGTACGAGGCATATTCATTGCTGCGCTCATGGGAAATTTTTCCGTTTGCCAGAATGTTTTTCTTATCTTCTTCCCAGCCTTTAATTTGCCGAATACAGCGGCGCGGATATTCATCAAGCGGGATGGCAAATTTTTCTATCAATTCAGGATATTTTGACTTTATATAGAAAGGATTGTACTCGGCATTATGTTCACTTGATTCGGTGCAGTAATAACCGAAGTTTTTGATATAATCAAACCGCACCATGTTCTCGTGTTTACCGGCGGCATTTTTCGCCGCTGCCCGTTTTTTTATTTCGGGATATAAGTCTACGCCGTTTTTATCTTTGATGGACAAAAGCCACGCCATGTGGTTAATGCCGGCAATAACTTCTTTTCTGCCTTCAAGTTTGTCCTGCATATCCAATTGTTCAAACAGTTCCCGCGAGCAAACTTGTACGCTATGACAAAGCCCGACTGTTTTTACATCGGTGTAGCGAAGCATATATCCGGTGAGCATTGCCATCGGGTTAGTATAATTTAAAAGCCATGCATCGGGGCATACCTCTTCGATTTCATGCGCAAAAGAATCCATAACCGGTATGGTTCTGAGGGCGCGCATAATTCCGCCTATCCCAAGAGTGTCGGCAATGGTTTGACGCAGTCCGTATTTTTTAGGGATTTCAAAATCAATAATAGTCGAAGGCTCATATCCGCCGACTTGAATAGCATTTATGACAAACGTAGCATCTTTCAAAGCTGCTTTTCTTTGTGCCTCACCTAAATAGCAGGAGATATGCGCTCTGCCTTCGTTAATGTTTTGGTTTAAGGCTGAAAGGATTATCTCTGAATCTTTAAGCCTTTCGGGACTAATGTCATATAATGCAATTTCCGCATCCTGTAAGACGGGCGTACACATACAATCGCCGATTACATTTCGGACAAATACGGTGCTGCCCGCACCGATAAAAACAATCTTTACCATAAAAACTCCTCTCCATCATAAAAATATATCAAATACTGACAGACTTTTCGTTAGATATATGTTAAGATGGTTTTAGCGGGAAAGATAGGTTTTTTGTTTCTTCAATACTTGTCAATTTGTTGAATATCCTTGAAAATCAGGGAAGAGAAATTTCTGCAAAGCGATTCGGGTTTTATAAAGAATTTGACAGTGTAAACAGGAGTGTGCGGATGAAAGAAAAAAGCGGGTTGCAGTTCTACTATTCCGGATATGAAAAATGCGGCAGCGGGCATTTTTTCGGTCCTGCAATACGAGCACATTATCTGGTACACATTGTGATTAGCGGCAAAGGGTCGTATCAAGTAAAAGGTTCCGTCATACCGGTTGAAAAAAATCAAGCGTTCTTAATACGACCGAAAGAGATAAGCTTTTATGCAGCAGATACAAAAGATCCTTGGGAGTATATTTGGTTTTCATTTGACGGAGAAGAATCCGATATATTAATCGATTCTTTTTTTTCCGATGAAAGTAGGTACATTGTTTCGGCGGAGGATCCTATCAGGTTGGAACAGTTCTTGCAAACAGCCTTGCCGTATTTTCAACAGCAAAGCTTATCGCAAATGGAATTACAAGGTTGGTGTTATTTATTTTTTTCCTGCTTTAAAAAACAGCCTACAAAAGCATCGCAAGATTTTAAAGATAACTATTTTTCAAAGGCTCTTAATTATATACGTTACAACTATATGCGTGATATCAATGTAAATCAGATAAGTGCGGAAATAGGGATTGACCGCACCTATTTGTATAAAATAATAAAAGAGTTTACAGGAGTTTCTCCTAAAACCTATATTACCATACTAAGGATTGAAGCGGCAAAAAACATGCTGCAATATTCAAACTACAGTATAACAGATATTGCCGCCCTCTGCGGTTTTCATGACCACTCTTCATTTTGCAAAATATTCCGCCGGCATGAAACGCAAACGCCTTCGGAATACCGGCAAACTTTTATACAATAATACTGTATGAAAGAGTATGCAAACCAATAATATAGCGTTTTGCAATTAAGGTGCTATTGTACTAATCGCGGTATTAACAATAACGGCGTGCGGATTTAAGCATCACTATGGTAAGTTTACTCGCCGTTGCAAAATTCCAAACGATGTTTTAAAGCATCAACACAAAACTATAAAATTGAATCTTTAAAACTCGTAGGCGAAGTTAAAGTAAATTTTCAAAACTTCGCCCTTGCGTCGTGTCGGACTTATTTTTGTAACAGAAAGCTTTAAAACTGGCAGGTTTGGTTTTTGACACGGACGGCAAAACTCAGAACAAATTCAAATGATGTTTAAAAGCATCAATACAAAATTATAAAATTTTTTATGATTTGTATAAAATGTAGTAAGAAAAATAATCGAGTTATCAAAAAAACCGCTACAATAGTATAAAAAACTGTCTGAAACTATGTCCAATACTAAAGATATTACAATATAGACTATCGCCAAAAAGTCGGCACAACTGTTCTTTTAAAGGAGAATTATCGATGATCCAATATGTAGCCTCATTTTTTAAATCTATCAATGCAAATAACCATCCGGGCGATATTGCACATGCGGTTGCCTTAGGACTGTTTTTAGCAATACTGCCAAAGGATAATTTAACATTTGTTTTTCTATTCTTTTTTACATTTTTTATCCGAGTAAACACGGGTGCTTTTTTTATTTCGTTTATTTTACTCGGTTTTCTAACTCCGTTTTTAGATGTTTTAATTAACCGAATAGGTTTTTTTATTGTTCCGCTTCAGTTCCTGCGTCCCTGTTTTATTCTGCTTGAAAATACACCGTTTATAGCTTTGTTTAAACTTTCAAATACGATGGTTGCGGGAGGTATCGTTTTAGGGCTTATTCTTTATGTTCCCTGCTATATGTTGACCCGTTTTCTTGTAGGTAAATATAGAAAACACATGCAGCCTTCTGTTTCCGATATCAAAGGCTCAGGGTTTATCTCAAAAATACCGCTGCTTAAACACTTAGTAAAAATTTCAGAGTTAAAGGAAAAATTCTATGACAAATAATAACGATAACGATATAACCAACACCGATACAGCGGGTGAAGAGCTTCTAAAAAAAGAGTCTGTAGAAAATACCGCAAAGATTCAAGATGTTATTGAAGCCGGTAATCCTGATACTGAAAAAGCTGCCGCAAAAAACATCTCTCCTGAGAAGGCCGCAAAGCTCGCCGCACGCGCAGAAAAAAAAGCAGCAAAAGAAGCTAAAAAACTTGAGAAGGTAAAAAAGATTTTCAAAAAAAAGTATACGGCGCGGGCACTCAAGCGTAAAATTTATAAAAAAATTTATGTTCCCGCGGACAGAGAATTTATTCAGGGTTTTATCGTACAAAGCGTTGATGAGAAAAATAGGACGTACTATGAGTTTGACAAAACCCGTATTAATGAGAAAACGCAGCTTAAACGTATAAACCGGATTGCAAAAGAAATCGGAAGTCAAAAAGGGCGGGTGAATTTTCTTGCGGTGTTTGGCGCCCTTGCCTGCGTGTTTGCCGTACTCTTTTTTATTTATCTTTTTAGAAACTTCATTGCGCGTAAAATTGTGGTAGGCGGTTCAGAGGCTGCCTTCGGTGCAAAGTGCGAAGTAAGTCTTGTGGATTTTGATTTACTGCATACGCGTTTTAGAATACAAGGATACAAGGTTGCAAATAAAAAACAGCCGATGCGAAACCTGTTTGAAATACAAAACATTGATTTTTATTTTAATCTTTTAGAATTAAGCCGCGGCAAATTTGTAGCGGAGAACATGGCGATTGAAGGCTTTACATGGAATACGCCGCGGAAAACTTCGGGAGCGCTTCCGCCGAAAAAACAAAAACCGGTTGACCCGAATAAAAAGCCGAATCCGGTTGTTGCGCTTATAGAAAAAGAAGTTAAAAAAGTAACAGACGAAATTTCTTTTGATAGCGGATTAAAGGCTGTTCAAAACCAAGTTGATCCGCGTAAAATTTTAGAGCGCGAAAAAAATGCTTTTAAGATACCCGCAATAACACAAGAAATAATAGACTCGGTTGATCCGATGGTTACCAAGTGGATTACGACAAAGGACAAGGTAGAAAAGCAGGTCGAAGACACTATTAAAGCGGTTGAAAAATTATCTGCGATAGATGTTACGAAAATTAACGATGTTGCAAAACTCAGGGAACTCATAGAAACTATCCGTAAAGTTGCGGAAACCGGAAAATCCGATTTTGACTTAGTTGAAGGGCTTGCAAAAGATATACAAGCAGATGCAAAAACGGTTGAGCGGCTTGGAAAAAATGCAGGCAATGCAATTAAAAGCGATTTTAATCACGTAAAAGAACTCGCTGCAAAAATAAAATCAATCAATGTTAATACCAGTAAAAAACTGATAAGCGACCTCATCCGCGTTTTTATTATGAATGCACTTGGAAAGTATTATCCCTACTATGTACAAGGTATGGAATATCTGCAAAGTTCCCAGAAAAATCCTAAACAGCAAAAAGAACTCACGTTTGCTGAAAAATCTAAAATGATGGAACGGCTTCCGGGAAAAACTTTTATTTTCGGAAAAAACTCAATGCCCACCGTTGTTATAAAAAACATATCGCTTTCAGGTCATCATCCCGAAAAAGATGTGTTTACAGTTGCGGGCGGCGCAAAAGCTATTACCAATGATGCGGATAAACTCGGACTTCCGTTATCGCTGATGTTAAAAACCACGCACGGAAAAATGCAAGAAACCGCCGACGGCATAATTGATTTGCGCTCATACTCTCCGGAACTTGTTGACGTTGCGGTAAGTTTTGAAGGGCTTGACTTTACTATTCCCTCCCCCGCAACGGCGGTTCCTTCTCTTGACGGAATTTTAAAAACGGGGGCGGAAGTCAATATTTCTAAAAAACAAGATGTTGTTGTTAGCGCAAATATGGGAATCAGAAACAGTGTTTTAAAAGTAGATGATTTTGAGCCGGCCTTTGTTTCAGAAATATACCAAAATGTTTTAGACGGAATAAAAACAATAAATGTTAAAACCACCCTGACAATAAAAGACCGTAAGCTGTTTGATCTTGATGTCGATACCGATGTAGATGAGCAAATTGCGGTTGCCCTACAAAAAGAATTCTTCCGTCAAGTTGAAAAACTGAAGGCAGAGCTTATCAAACAAGGTGAAAAATGGCTTAATGAGCAAAGAGAAATTTATAAAGAAGAAATTGCAAAATTCACACAAACGGCAGACACGGTTAAAAAAATCATAAACGATTTTCGAGATTACAAAAGAATCTTAGCAGAAAAAAGAGCAGAGGCGGAAAAACAAATTAAAGATCTTGGTGCAAGAAAACTAAAAGAAACGATTGATGCTAATGTCAAAGATAATGTGAAGGACAATGTTAAGGATATCTTTAAGGGATTTGGATTCTAAAACACAAACGTCTTCGGGGTGCTGCCCGAGCTTTTATACAAAATATTGAACGGAAGGACAGCAACCTTACAGCATAAAAATTATACCGCATGATTTTATTCTCCCGAGATCTAAGAGGCGGTAAGCCTCTTAATGCGAAGCATAAATCGGCAGGACTAAGACCTGACAAATCCCTTATCACAAGCATCACTATGGTAAATTGCCCACCGTTGCGCCGTGTCGGACTCTTTCTATAATAGAAGCTTTAAAACTGGCAGGTTTGGTTTTTGACACGGATGTCAAAACCAAACCTGCGCTCTTTTTCATACAGGTATCAAAATGCTGCACTCGCTTATTTTTTCACGGCATGAACTCTGTCAGGAAGATGCTATCAATAGAAAAATAAACTTAAAAAGGCTATACTGCAATAACTTTGATTAATGATAGTTTACTTTTATGCTGCAAGGAGATTTTTACACAACCGTTATGGAAAGATTTTTTAAAAATAAAACGTTTGCGATTGTATTAAGTTTGTTTGCGATGCTTTTATGGGGGAGTGCAATTCCCTTAATAAAATCAACATACATAACACTTAATATACAGATGGATGATACAGGAGCAAAAATATTAATAGCCGGTATTCGGTTTTTTCTTGCGGGACTAATCGCATTTTTTTACTTAACAACCTTGAACAAAGAAAAAATAATACTCAAAGACATAAATTTTAAATTTATACTCTTTCTCCCTTTCATACAGATCACTGTCCAATATATTTTTTACTATATCGGTGTTTCAAATACTGCGGGTGTAAAATCCGCAATTCTACAAGCTTCAAACGCTTTTTTTGTGGTTATCATTTCAAGGGTATTAATGAAGGAAGAAAAAATAACGCTTAATAAAGTTTTAGCCTTAGTGATCGGAACCTTAGGAATTGTGATCGTCAATTCTAAGCAAGGCAGCAGTTTTTCGATGACATTACGCGGGGAAGGCGCTGTTTTAATTGCAACTATTGTCAACGCCTTGTGCACCGTACTTGTCAGAAAACACGGAAGAAGTCAAAATCCGTTTTTATTAAACACGGTGCAATTTATACTGGGTTCAATCCCGCTATTGATAATAGGATATGTAATGCATTACAGTCCTCTGATATTTAACGTTAGCGCAATTCTTATGCTAGTATACGGAGGATTTATTTCTGCCACATCTTTTACGATATGGACAATAGTTTTAAGGTATCATAGCTCGGGAGAGTTCGGCATTTATAAATTGTTTGTACCGATTTTCGGCAGTTTACTTTCAATTATTATATTGGGTGAAGAATTTACCCTTCGGCTATTAATCGGAATGGTGTTTGTAATAGTGGGCTCCTACATATTAAATATGAAAAAGAAGCTCGGCAAAACTTGAAAAGACTTTTTCAGACTGTTGTTGGAACCTGAATTGCCAGGTTAGCTGGAAGAG contains these protein-coding regions:
- a CDS encoding gamma-glutamyl-gamma-aminobutyrate hydrolase family protein → MLTLLVCTLAGVLDSTASLMIKLTLLNIIIETKTNGEKMKLIKPVIGISGSILVNKGDSFVGYKRVYANQDYVNSVLRAGGIPLILPFTEDVAAAAEMVRLIDGLILSGGHDVDPSLYGEEPLLKLGETFPQRDVFDEALYKKAIALRKPVLGVCRGLQLINVMNGGSLYQDLSYANFIKIKHDQDDGPCRLTHTITIEDDSFIKTAGTPYRVNSFHHQCIKKIAEGFTVAAKSLDGVVEAIQKITADVFVVAVQWHPEMLSATNANARNIFEEFIKAVSKMK
- a CDS encoding AraC family transcriptional regulator, encoding MKEKSGLQFYYSGYEKCGSGHFFGPAIRAHYLVHIVISGKGSYQVKGSVIPVEKNQAFLIRPKEISFYAADTKDPWEYIWFSFDGEESDILIDSFFSDESRYIVSAEDPIRLEQFLQTALPYFQQQSLSQMELQGWCYLFFSCFKKQPTKASQDFKDNYFSKALNYIRYNYMRDINVNQISAEIGIDRTYLYKIIKEFTGVSPKTYITILRIEAAKNMLQYSNYSITDIAALCGFHDHSSFCKIFRRHETQTPSEYRQTFIQ
- a CDS encoding alpha-glucosidase/alpha-galactosidase → MVKIVFIGAGSTVFVRNVIGDCMCTPVLQDAEIALYDISPERLKDSEIILSALNQNINEGRAHISCYLGEAQRKAALKDATFVINAIQVGGYEPSTIIDFEIPKKYGLRQTIADTLGIGGIMRALRTIPVMDSFAHEIEEVCPDAWLLNYTNPMAMLTGYMLRYTDVKTVGLCHSVQVCSRELFEQLDMQDKLEGRKEVIAGINHMAWLLSIKDKNGVDLYPEIKKRAAAKNAAGKHENMVRFDYIKNFGYYCTESSEHNAEYNPFYIKSKYPELIEKFAIPLDEYPRRCIRQIKGWEEDKKNILANGKISHERSNEYASYIMEAIITSKPYALGGNVLNNGLIFNLPDEACVEVPCLVNGTGITPCRIGPLPPILAAMNMTNINTQLLTIEAARTKTREAIYHAAMLDPHTAAELSIDDIRALCDELIDAHGPYMAMYK
- the amrA gene encoding AmmeMemoRadiSam system protein A, which encodes MKKKAKLRAAYITPHPPIIIPEIGRGEEEKIKETSEALRHCAQEVRTLQPKIIIMITPHAKLYRGAMCVNTAQIISGSFASFGRDDVKFSANNAVQFVQALVGACKEKNIVIETPEMPLDHGAFVPLYFIAKEYTDFSLVHINYGILSKAVLKEFGTVLANLIETQSESAVCIASGDLSHRLLPEGPYGFAKEGPTFDKKICDIIQSGNFTQFEKIDSALADGAGECGLNSFLILSGMLTQYLFTSDLLSYQGTFGVGYAVDKIKIQEYSPSATISDYAFHTESEPHIALALKSIKHYLQTGSYLQPDMLPEDIIHKIETGRAGTFVSLKKEGDLRGCIGTIAPVQKSIVEEIIHNAVSAALRDPRFSPVRMEELSDIQCSVDILKEPEPINSITELDVKKYGIIVSSGYKRGLLLPNLEGVDTPAMQVRIALQKAGIPSDTPYILERFEVIRYE
- a CDS encoding TIGR03546 family protein, giving the protein MIQYVASFFKSINANNHPGDIAHAVALGLFLAILPKDNLTFVFLFFFTFFIRVNTGAFFISFILLGFLTPFLDVLINRIGFFIVPLQFLRPCFILLENTPFIALFKLSNTMVAGGIVLGLILYVPCYMLTRFLVGKYRKHMQPSVSDIKGSGFISKIPLLKHLVKISELKEKFYDK
- a CDS encoding AMP-binding protein yields the protein MQTINELGKHTFSAMLENSVNRFGDRPAVSYVSAEPLTYNDFYEKVKEVRQLLYSVGIRAGTQVAIYATSCPHWGIAYFAIVTMGAIVVPLLPDFSARETEACLTHSETTHMLVDERLKSKIPEAYLQTIINIGDFSLIKGEKVSDEVPPAHECNEEDTASIIYTSGTTGRSKAVELTHKNLISNAIAGQSCQRINEYDVALSILPMSHVYEFTIGFLMFFLNGACIFYLIGPPTPRLLIPALQKVRPTMMLSVPMVIEKIYKTQVVPAFTASPLKKKITSTRLGRKLFSRIAGKKLLKTFGGRIKFFGIGGAKTDPAVEQFMKDAKFPYAIGYGLTETSPLIADSSPKQTVPEWIGYVIPEVDVKLINVNPETGIGELVVKGPNVMKGYYKDPELTDESFTEDGYFKTGDLFFIDSKGHVSIKGRSKNMIVGANGENIYPEDIEFVLNQHPFVSEALVVEGEHSSLVALVQLDEEKLAAELKKMEEVTVAEADKKDDENTRLQNLQEAMGDAMADFSNAMTYKRAEILNEIKFFVNSHVNKISRIDKVEPVEKFEKTASQKIKRYLYNFRKKSNEKTPEN